In the genome of Pseudomonas protegens, one region contains:
- a CDS encoding aminotransferase class V-fold PLP-dependent enzyme, which yields MSPLDPAHLARLRLATPGCAQVCHFNHAGASLPSQGTLDAMLGQLQREANQGPMEAAITGAQLQEQAREAAARLLNTSPAAIAFASSGSAAWGMAFSALPSWQAGDRILLGRHEWGGNLACLAQAASAGAQLEVIPCDRHGAVSVQALESMLDSRVRLIALTWLPANGGLINPAAAVGQLARNWRIPYFIDAGQALGQLPCDVQALGCDVLKGAGRKYLRGPRGTALLYVRPGFLEQLQPLPRDVLSAPWNGQGFSLRDDARRFETSEVSLVLLAGLANALEELNGIGIEAIHQRIQTLSDRLRRELDRLPGLQRHDLGVAGQQSGLIAFTLKGWDCFALKEALARRGITIGANGVAYTPLDMQARGLTQIARIALSHLNTEAEIQRLLEALTELAGRGPTG from the coding sequence GCGCACCTCGCCCGTCTGCGCCTTGCCACACCCGGCTGCGCCCAGGTCTGCCACTTCAACCACGCGGGGGCTTCATTGCCCAGCCAGGGCACCCTGGACGCCATGCTCGGGCAACTGCAACGGGAAGCCAATCAAGGGCCGATGGAGGCCGCCATCACTGGCGCACAGCTGCAGGAACAGGCCCGTGAGGCCGCGGCCCGGCTGCTCAATACCAGTCCCGCCGCAATCGCCTTTGCCAGCAGCGGCTCGGCAGCCTGGGGCATGGCCTTCAGCGCCCTGCCGTCGTGGCAAGCGGGCGACCGGATTCTGCTGGGACGCCACGAATGGGGTGGCAACCTGGCCTGCCTGGCCCAGGCCGCAAGCGCCGGCGCCCAGCTGGAAGTCATCCCCTGCGACCGCCATGGCGCGGTTTCGGTGCAGGCCCTGGAATCCATGCTCGACTCCCGCGTGCGCCTGATCGCCCTGACCTGGCTGCCGGCCAACGGCGGCTTGATCAATCCGGCCGCCGCCGTCGGCCAACTGGCGCGAAATTGGCGCATTCCCTATTTCATCGACGCCGGCCAGGCCCTGGGGCAACTGCCCTGCGATGTACAGGCGCTGGGGTGCGACGTGCTCAAAGGCGCAGGACGCAAATACCTGCGCGGGCCACGAGGCACGGCCCTGCTCTACGTCAGGCCGGGTTTCCTGGAACAGTTACAGCCATTGCCGCGGGATGTCTTGTCAGCCCCCTGGAACGGCCAGGGCTTCAGCTTGCGAGATGATGCGCGGCGCTTTGAAACCAGCGAAGTTTCGCTGGTGCTGTTGGCGGGGCTGGCCAATGCCCTGGAGGAACTCAACGGCATCGGCATCGAAGCCATTCACCAGCGAATCCAGACCCTGAGCGACAGGCTGCGCCGCGAGCTCGACCGCCTGCCCGGCCTGCAGCGCCATGACCTGGGCGTCGCCGGGCAGCAGTCAGGCCTGATTGCCTTCACCCTCAAGGGCTGGGACTGTTTTGCGTTAAAGGAAGCGTTGGCTCGCAGGGGCATCACTATCGGCGCCAACGGTGTGGCCTACACCCCGCTGGACATGCAGGCCCGGGGCCTGACCCAGATTGCCCGGATCGCCTTGAGCCACTTGAATACAGAAGCGGAAATCCAGCGCCTGCTGGAGGCGCTGACCGAACTGGCCGGACGCGGCCCTACAGGCTAG